A region of Denticeps clupeoides chromosome 19, fDenClu1.1, whole genome shotgun sequence DNA encodes the following proteins:
- the c18h3orf33 gene encoding protein C3orf33 homolog isoform X1 encodes MAEARPPQDGRTDKMNSSNFIAAVSQFADDNLTIVRSISAGLAVAGIIILGRSIRLLTKFKSASEIPAQFVEKNVNLRGKVCGVTDKGLEVEHVPIRVPVLSSMLAKTGHPHAPLEVRLAGVDLTPEGRDWLGKQLTPAETVWLQLIRRDGETLDCLVLQNRGSMFRKCLNEEVLRLGLARTVPILGLDHHSRVFWRLHRRLLKAELHAERKGKGLWKKDSFWSRMSDAFGDNMAVRSFKRIFRWT; translated from the exons ATGGCCGAAGCTCGTCCTCCGCAAGACGGTCGCACAGACAAAATGAATTCTTCTAATTTCATAGCAGCGGTGTCTCAGTTCGCCGACGACAATTTAACTATTGTTCGG AGCATCAGCGCCGGACTGGCGGTCGCAGGCATAATAATCTTAGGACGGAGCATTAGACTA CTCACAAAGTTTAAGTCCGCCTCTGAAATCCCGGCGCAGTTCGTTGAGAAGAACGTGAACCTCCGAGGGAAGGTGTGCGGCGTCACAGACAAGGGGCTGGAGGTGGAACATGTCCCGATTCGTGTCCCTGTGCTTTCCTCCATGCTGGCGAAAA CAGGTCACCCGCATGCTCCCCTGGAGGTGCGTCTGGCCGGGGTGGACCTGACCCCGGAGGGGCGTGACTGGCTTGGCAAGCAGCTGACGCCTGCTGAGACAGTGTGGCTCCAACTTATCAGAAGAGACGGTGAGACGCTGGACTGCCTGGTATTGCAGAACCGG GGTTCCATGTTCAGAAAATGCTTGAACGAAGAGGTGTTGAGGCTGGGCTTAGCAAGGACCGTTCCCATTTTGGGTCTGGACCACCATTCCCGTGTCTTTTGGAGGCTTCACCGGCGTTTGCTGAAGGCAGAACTTCATGCTGAAAGGAAAGGGAAAGGACTGTGGAAGAAGGACAGTTTTTGGAGTCGAATGTCTGACGCCTTTGGGGACAACATGGCTGTCAGGAGCTTCAAGAGGATTTTCAGGTGGACGTAA
- the slc33a1 gene encoding acetyl-coenzyme A transporter 1, with product MELSDSITYKNGRQRKPVLYQDMRDGELKSSDVEAEEENLLRGSDSEDGHPKVRNGIRGELGNIMLLLCLYVLQGIPLGLAGSIPLIMQSKNVSYKDQAYFSFVFWPFSLKLLWAPLVDALYVQRFGRRKSWLVPTQYMLGLFMLCLSVTVDSLLESADPRGPNVTSLTAVFFMLAFLAATQDIAVDGWALTMLSRENVGYASTCNSVGQTAGYFLGNVLFLALESPDFCNKYLRMKPQDKGIVTLSDFLFFWGIVFMVSTTLVAVLKKENGRQQYKKAASEETQGVTETYRLLFSIVRMPTVFTFCSLLLTAKIGFSAADAVTGLKLIEAGVPKEQLALLAVPMVPLQILLPLVISKYTAGPRPLDVFYKAFPFRLLIGLEYALLVWWTPSVKHEDGFPVYYYAVVLLSYALHQVALYSMYVATMAFHAKVSDPVIGGTYMTLLNTVTNLGGNWPSTLALWLVDPLTSKECQGAIGQTCGTPEDVGLCVKEGGVCVTVLDGYYVESLVCVIIGLSWWIFLGKRMKRLQDESPAAWHCKP from the exons ATGGAGCTGTCGGATTCGATCACGTACAAAAACGGCAGGCAGAGGAAGCCTGTTCTTTATCAGGACATGAGGGACGGCGAGCTCAAATCATCTGATGTCGAGGCCGAGGAGGAGAACTTGCTGCGCGGCTCGGACAGCGAGGACGGTCACCCCAAAGTCCGCAATGGAATTCGGGGCGAGCTCGGAAACATCATGCTGCTGCTTTGCCTCTACGTCCTCCAGGGGATCCCTTTAGGCTTGGCGGGCAGCATTCCTCTCATAATGCAGAGCAAGAATGTGAGTTACAAAGACCAGGCGTACTTCAGCTTCGTCTTCTGGCCTTTTAGCCTGAAGCTGCTCTGGGCGCCTCTGGTGGATGCGCTCTACGTTCAGCGCTTCGGCCGCAGGAAGTCGTGGCTGGTTCCCACCCAGTACATGCTGGGCCTGTTCATGCTGTGCCTGTCCGTCACGGTGGACTCTCTGTTGGAGAGCGCCGATCCGAGGGGGCCGAACGTCACCAGCCTGACGGCCGTCTTCTTCATGCTGGCATTCTTGGCAGCCACGCAGGACATAGCCGTGGACGGCTGGGCGCTCACCATGCTGTCCAGGGAGAATGTGGGCTACGCGTCCACCTGCAACTCCGTGGGCCAGACTGCTGGGTACTTTCTCGGAAATGTGCTCTTCCTGGCACTGGAGTCGCCTGACTTCTGCAACAAGTACCTCAGGATGAAGCCTCAGGACAAGGGCATTGTGACTTTGTCGG ATTTCCTGTTTTTCTGGGGGATCGTGTTCATGGTGTCCACCACCCTGGTGGCAGTTTTGAAAAAGGAGAATGGCAGGCAGCAGTATAAGAAGGCGGCCAGCGAGGAGACCCAGGGAGTTACGGAAACATATCGGCTGCTCTTCTCCATCGTGCGGATGCCTACAGTCTTCACTTTCTGCAGTTTGCTGCTAACAGCTAAA attGGATTTTCTGCAGCTGATGCAGTAACAGGATTGAAGCTGATCGAGGCGGGAGTGCCTAAAGAGCAGCTTGCCCTGCTGGCCGTACCCATGGTGCCTCTGCAGATCCTGCTGCCCCTGGTCATCAGTAAATACACAGCCGGGCCTCGGCCCTTAGATGTCTTCTACAAGGCTTTTCCTTTCAG GCTGCTGATTGGTTTGGAGTATGCACTGCTTGTTTGGTGGACCCCAAGCGTGAAACATGAGGACGGTTTTCCAGTCTACTACTATGCTGTTGTGCTCCTGAGCTATGCTCTTCACCAG GTGGCACTATACAGCATGTATGTCGCAACAATGGCTTTCCATGCCAAAGTCAGTGACCCTGTGATTGGGGGGACCTATATGACCTTATTAAACACTGTAACTAATTTAGGAGGGAACTGGCCCTCTACACTGGCGCTTTGGCTTGTGGACCCACTGACCTCTAAGGAATGTCAGGGAGCCATCGGCCAGACCTGTGGTACACCGGAAGACGTAGGG ctCTGTGTTAAAGAGGGTGGAGTTTGTGTGACCGTGCTGGATGGATATTACGTCGAGTCGCTGGTGTGTGTCATCATTGGACTCAGCTGGTGGATCTTTTTAGGAAAGAGGATGAAACGGTTACAAGACGAAAGCCCAGCAGCCTGGCACTGCAAACCTTAA
- the c18h3orf33 gene encoding protein C3orf33 homolog isoform X2, protein MAEARPPQDGRTDKMNSSNFIAAVSQFADDNLTIVRSISAGLAVAGIIILGRSIRLLTKFKSASEIPAQFVEKNVNLRGKVCGVTDKGLEVEHVPIRVPVLSSMLAKTGHPHAPLEVRLAGVDLTPEGRDWLGKQLTPAETVWLQLIRRDGFHVQKMLERRGVEAGLSKDRSHFGSGPPFPCLLEASPAFAEGRTSC, encoded by the exons ATGGCCGAAGCTCGTCCTCCGCAAGACGGTCGCACAGACAAAATGAATTCTTCTAATTTCATAGCAGCGGTGTCTCAGTTCGCCGACGACAATTTAACTATTGTTCGG AGCATCAGCGCCGGACTGGCGGTCGCAGGCATAATAATCTTAGGACGGAGCATTAGACTA CTCACAAAGTTTAAGTCCGCCTCTGAAATCCCGGCGCAGTTCGTTGAGAAGAACGTGAACCTCCGAGGGAAGGTGTGCGGCGTCACAGACAAGGGGCTGGAGGTGGAACATGTCCCGATTCGTGTCCCTGTGCTTTCCTCCATGCTGGCGAAAA CAGGTCACCCGCATGCTCCCCTGGAGGTGCGTCTGGCCGGGGTGGACCTGACCCCGGAGGGGCGTGACTGGCTTGGCAAGCAGCTGACGCCTGCTGAGACAGTGTGGCTCCAACTTATCAGAAGAGACG GGTTCCATGTTCAGAAAATGCTTGAACGAAGAGGTGTTGAGGCTGGGCTTAGCAAGGACCGTTCCCATTTTGGGTCTGGACCACCATTCCCGTGTCTTTTGGAGGCTTCACCGGCGTTTGCTGAAGGCAGAACTTCATGCTGA